A single window of Streptomyces diastaticus subsp. diastaticus DNA harbors:
- the sucC gene encoding ADP-forming succinate--CoA ligase subunit beta has product MDLFEYQARDLFAKHGVPVLAGEVIDTPEAAREATERLGGKSVVKAQVKVGGRGKAGGVKLAATPDEAVARATDILGMDIKGHTVHKVMIAETAPEIVEEYYVSYLLDRTNRTFLAMASVQGGMDIEEVAEKTPEALAKVPVDSNTGVTIEKAREIVAQAKFPAEVAEKVAEVMVTLWDTFVAEDALLVEVNPLAKVASGDVLALDGKVSLDENADFRQPGHEALEDKAAANPLEAAAKAKNLNYVKLDGEVGIIGNGAGLVMSTLDVVAYAGEKHGNVKPANFLDIGGGASAEVMANGLEIILGDPDVKSVFVNVFGGITACDEVANGIVQALELLKTKGEDVTKPLVVRLDGNNAELGRKILSDANHPLVQRVDTMDGAADKAAELAAAK; this is encoded by the coding sequence GTGGACCTGTTCGAGTACCAGGCGAGGGACCTCTTCGCCAAGCACGGTGTACCGGTGCTGGCCGGTGAAGTCATCGACACGCCTGAGGCAGCCCGCGAGGCGACCGAGCGGCTGGGCGGCAAGTCCGTCGTCAAGGCCCAGGTGAAGGTCGGCGGCCGCGGCAAGGCCGGCGGCGTCAAGCTGGCCGCGACCCCCGACGAGGCGGTCGCCCGCGCGACCGACATCCTCGGCATGGACATCAAGGGCCACACGGTCCACAAGGTGATGATCGCCGAGACCGCCCCGGAGATCGTCGAGGAGTACTACGTCTCGTACCTCCTCGACCGGACCAACCGCACCTTCCTGGCCATGGCCTCGGTGCAGGGCGGCATGGACATCGAGGAGGTCGCGGAGAAGACCCCCGAGGCCCTCGCGAAGGTCCCGGTCGACTCCAACACCGGTGTGACCATCGAGAAGGCCCGCGAGATCGTGGCCCAGGCGAAGTTCCCGGCCGAGGTGGCCGAGAAGGTCGCCGAGGTCATGGTGACGCTGTGGGACACCTTCGTCGCCGAGGACGCGCTCCTCGTCGAGGTCAACCCGCTCGCCAAGGTCGCCTCCGGTGACGTCCTGGCGCTGGACGGCAAGGTCTCGCTCGACGAGAACGCCGACTTCCGCCAGCCCGGCCACGAGGCCCTCGAGGACAAGGCCGCGGCCAACCCGCTCGAGGCCGCCGCCAAGGCCAAGAACCTCAACTACGTCAAGCTCGACGGCGAGGTCGGCATCATCGGCAACGGCGCGGGCCTCGTCATGAGCACCCTGGACGTCGTCGCGTACGCCGGTGAGAAGCACGGCAACGTGAAGCCGGCCAACTTCCTCGACATCGGTGGCGGCGCCTCCGCCGAGGTCATGGCGAACGGCCTGGAGATCATCCTCGGCGACCCGGACGTCAAGTCCGTCTTCGTCAACGTGTTCGGCGGCATCACCGCCTGCGACGAGGTCGCCAACGGCATCGTCCAGGCCCTGGAGCTGCTCAAGACCAAGGGCGAGGACGTCACCAAGCCGCTGGTCGTGCGCCTCGACGGCAACAACGCGGAGCTGGGTCGCAAGATCCTGTCGGACGCGAACCACCCGCTGGTGCAGCGCGTGGACACCATGGACGGTGCGGCCGACAAGGCCGCCGAGCTCGCGGCTGCGAAGTAA
- a CDS encoding VWA domain-containing protein, with protein sequence MVLGGGPADGTGYAPSGDDAAMDKALAALYGRAEGRGRAGAERAAGLGGSAPSVARWLGDIRTYFPSSVVQVMQRDAIDRLGLSSLLLEPEMLEAVEADVHLVGTLLSLNKAMPEETKETARAVVRKVVEELEKRLASRTRTALTGALDRSARISRPRHHDIDWNRTIAANLRHYLPEYRTIVPERLIGYGRASQAVKKEVVLCVDQSGSMAASVVYASVFGAVLASMRSIATRLVVFDTAVVDLTDQLDDPVDVLFGTQLGGGTDINRALAYCQSRITRPADTVVVLISDLYEGGIKDEMLKRVAAMKAAGVQFVTLLALSDEGAPSYDREHAAALAALGAPAFACTPDLFPDVMAAALEKGTIPMPEGAAG encoded by the coding sequence ATGGTGCTCGGGGGCGGGCCCGCCGACGGCACCGGGTACGCGCCGTCGGGCGACGACGCTGCCATGGACAAGGCGTTGGCCGCGCTGTACGGCCGGGCCGAGGGGCGGGGCAGGGCGGGGGCGGAGCGGGCGGCGGGGCTCGGCGGGTCGGCTCCGTCGGTGGCGCGCTGGCTGGGCGACATCCGCACGTACTTCCCGAGTTCGGTGGTGCAGGTGATGCAGCGGGACGCCATCGACCGGCTCGGACTGTCCTCGCTGCTGCTGGAGCCGGAGATGCTGGAGGCGGTGGAGGCCGACGTGCACCTGGTCGGCACGCTGCTGTCGCTGAACAAGGCGATGCCCGAGGAGACCAAGGAGACGGCGCGGGCCGTGGTCCGCAAGGTCGTCGAGGAGCTGGAGAAGCGACTGGCCTCCCGTACGCGCACGGCGCTGACCGGGGCGCTCGACCGCAGCGCCCGGATCAGCCGCCCGCGCCACCACGACATCGACTGGAACCGCACCATCGCCGCCAATCTCCGGCACTACCTGCCCGAGTACCGCACGATCGTGCCGGAGCGGCTGATCGGGTACGGCCGGGCCTCGCAGGCGGTGAAGAAGGAAGTGGTGCTCTGCGTCGACCAGTCGGGGTCGATGGCGGCCTCGGTGGTGTACGCCTCGGTGTTCGGCGCCGTGCTGGCCTCGATGCGGTCGATCGCGACCCGGCTCGTGGTCTTCGACACGGCCGTGGTGGACCTGACCGACCAGCTCGACGACCCGGTCGACGTCCTCTTCGGCACCCAGCTCGGTGGCGGCACCGACATCAACCGCGCCCTCGCCTACTGCCAGAGCAGGATCACCCGGCCCGCCGACACCGTCGTCGTCCTCATCAGCGACCTCTACGAGGGCGGGATCAAGGACGAGATGCTGAAGCGGGTCGCGGCGATGAAGGCGGCGGGCGTCCAGTTCGTCACCCTCCTCGCCCTCTCCGACGAAGGCGCCCCCTCCTACGACCGCGAGCACGCGGCGGCTCTCGCGGCACTGGGTGCCCCCGCCTTCGCCTGTACCCCCGACCTCTTCCCGGACGTCATGGCGGCGGCTCTGGAGAAGGGGACCATCCCGATGCCCGAGGGGGCGGCGGGCTGA
- the sucD gene encoding succinate--CoA ligase subunit alpha, with protein MAIFLTKDSKVIVQGMTGATGMKHTKLMLGDGTNIVGGVNPRKAGTSVEFDVPQGPNGQGGAPTEVPVFGSVAEAMEKTGADVSVIFVPPKFAKAAVVEAIDAEIGLAVVITEGIAVHDSAAFWAYASSKGNKTRIIGPNCPGLITPGQSNAGIIPGDITKPGRIGLVSKSGTLTYQMMYELRDIGFSSAVGIGGDPVIGTTHIDALAAFEADPETELIVMIGEIGGDAEERAADYIKANVTKPVVGYVAGFTAPEGKTMGHAGAIVSGSSGTAQAKKEALEAAGVKVGKTPTETAGLAREILAG; from the coding sequence ATGGCTATCTTCCTCACCAAGGACAGCAAGGTCATCGTCCAGGGCATGACCGGTGCCACGGGCATGAAGCACACCAAGCTCATGCTGGGTGACGGCACCAACATCGTCGGTGGCGTGAACCCGCGCAAGGCCGGCACGTCCGTCGAATTCGACGTCCCCCAAGGCCCGAACGGCCAGGGAGGTGCCCCCACCGAGGTCCCCGTCTTCGGCTCGGTCGCCGAGGCGATGGAGAAGACCGGCGCCGACGTCAGCGTCATCTTCGTGCCCCCGAAGTTCGCCAAGGCCGCCGTCGTCGAGGCGATCGACGCCGAGATCGGCCTGGCCGTCGTGATCACCGAGGGCATCGCCGTGCACGACTCGGCCGCCTTCTGGGCGTACGCGTCGAGCAAGGGCAACAAGACCCGGATCATCGGCCCGAACTGCCCCGGCCTGATCACCCCCGGCCAGTCCAACGCCGGCATCATCCCGGGCGACATCACCAAGCCCGGCCGCATCGGTCTCGTGTCCAAGTCCGGCACGCTGACCTACCAGATGATGTACGAGCTGCGTGACATCGGCTTCTCCTCCGCCGTCGGCATCGGTGGCGACCCGGTCATCGGCACCACGCACATCGACGCCCTCGCGGCGTTCGAGGCCGACCCGGAGACCGAGCTGATCGTGATGATCGGCGAGATCGGCGGCGACGCCGAGGAGCGTGCGGCCGACTACATCAAGGCCAACGTCACCAAGCCGGTCGTCGGCTACGTCGCGGGCTTCACCGCGCCCGAGGGCAAGACCATGGGCCACGCCGGCGCCATCGTCTCCGGTTCCTCCGGCACCGCCCAGGCGAAGAAGGAGGCCCTTGAGGCCGCCGGTGTCAAGGTCGGCAAGACCCCGACCGAGACCGCCGGGCTGGCCCGCGAGATCCTCGCCGGCTGA
- a CDS encoding helix-turn-helix domain-containing protein — MTNRPAPTLPTPAERRRLREAASLSQAALAERMSVTSTTIHSWETGRATPRGRALEAYARFLTTAAPPSAGRPAGQPVKAARPAEPAKDGSRARRPGPPPGRGQRPTAPVGTAARSQATGTAPPTAGPRRSRPGTAPPQPAVPEPPRPRTTPPGSGGPSPARTAAPRPTRPAGATPREAFDALYASCAGVLVRQTYLLTGRHTVALESVDRAFQLAWARWPEVAVDRDPAGWVRAAAHEYALSPWHRMRAARRRPARPGGVVTPPRGRADHDLMDALLSLAPRHRRSLLLYDGVGLDLPETAAETEATTRAAAHRVLSARAAVAERVPALADPAALHRRLDALSPMGPATTEQGAVIRTVGERRVRGWTRSAVALTALVAGATGFCVSVAPDHYVRPPAAGEAVTGVPPHAGPGPLSEEERSLRDTLREHPAAGPERVKPLPG, encoded by the coding sequence ATGACGAACCGTCCCGCCCCGACGCTCCCGACCCCCGCGGAACGCCGGAGACTCCGCGAGGCGGCCTCCCTCAGCCAGGCGGCACTGGCCGAGCGGATGAGCGTCACCAGCACGACCATCCATTCCTGGGAGACCGGCCGCGCCACCCCCCGGGGCCGCGCCCTGGAGGCGTACGCCCGATTCCTCACCACCGCCGCCCCGCCCTCAGCCGGCCGCCCGGCCGGACAGCCCGTCAAGGCGGCGCGGCCGGCGGAGCCGGCGAAGGACGGGAGCCGCGCGCGGAGACCGGGCCCCCCTCCCGGACGCGGGCAGCGACCGACCGCTCCGGTAGGGACGGCGGCCAGGAGTCAGGCGACGGGGACGGCGCCCCCCACGGCGGGACCGCGACGGAGCCGGCCGGGAACCGCCCCGCCGCAGCCCGCCGTCCCGGAACCTCCGCGCCCTCGGACCACACCCCCGGGCTCCGGCGGCCCCTCCCCCGCGCGGACGGCGGCCCCCCGCCCCACGAGGCCCGCCGGCGCCACCCCTCGCGAGGCGTTCGACGCCCTCTACGCCTCCTGCGCGGGGGTCCTCGTACGGCAGACCTATCTGCTGACGGGCCGGCACACCGTGGCGCTGGAGTCGGTGGACCGTGCGTTCCAGCTGGCCTGGGCGCGCTGGCCGGAGGTGGCGGTGGACCGGGACCCGGCGGGTTGGGTGCGGGCGGCCGCGCACGAGTACGCCCTCTCGCCCTGGCACCGGATGCGGGCGGCCCGCCGCCGTCCGGCCCGGCCCGGTGGCGTCGTGACCCCGCCACGCGGCCGCGCCGACCACGACCTGATGGACGCGCTCCTCTCGCTGGCCCCCCGCCACCGCCGCAGCCTGCTCCTCTACGACGGTGTGGGCCTGGACCTGCCCGAGACGGCGGCGGAGACCGAGGCGACCACCCGGGCCGCGGCCCACCGCGTGCTGTCCGCCCGGGCAGCGGTCGCCGAGCGCGTCCCCGCCCTCGCCGACCCGGCCGCCCTGCACCGGCGGCTCGACGCCCTGTCCCCCATGGGACCGGCCACCACGGAGCAGGGGGCGGTCATCCGTACGGTGGGTGAACGCCGGGTACGCGGGTGGACGCGGTCGGCCGTGGCGCTCACCGCGCTGGTCGCCGGGGCGACGGGCTTCTGCGTCAGCGTCGCCCCCGACCACTACGTCCGCCCGCCCGCGGCCGGCGAGGCCGTCACGGGGGTCCCGCCGCACGCGGGCCCCGGCCCGCTGTCGGAGGAGGAGCGCTCGCTGCGGGACACCCTGCGCGAGCACCCGGCGGCCGGTCCGGAACGGGTCAAGCCGCTGCCGGGCTGA
- a CDS encoding DUF5682 family protein — MRRAADGAGRGAATGSTPRGGGVTGEDRPVVARATSQGPWLFGVRHHGPGSARSVRAALDAVQPRAVLIEGPPEADELAHLAADLEMRPPVALLAHATDDPGRSAFWPFAEFSPEWVALRWALDHGVPVHFIDLPATHTLALRAADDLATGKAGKAGRGDDGENGTTGRAGEEEERSPGPNGPPDADADASADAGGEPRRPHPEALRVDPLAVLAEAAGYDDPERWWEDVVEHRGGTGAGTEDDAGETALASFHALGEAMGALREEFGDGGHARDLVREAHMRVRLKAARKEHGDSVAVVCGAWHVPALARRTTLAADRALLKGLPKVRTGLTWVPWTHRRLARAGGYGAGIASPGWYGHLFSAPDRPVERWLTRVAGLLREEGRQVSSAHVIEAVRLAEALATLRGRPLAGLTETTDAVRSVLCEGSDVPLALIEDRLTVGDVLGEVPAAAPAVPLQRDLERLQRSLRFKPEAADREIDLDLRKENDAARSRLLHRLRLLRVDWGAPTVSRGGTGTFRESWRLSWQPELAVRVAEAGVWGTTVASAATARARSDATSAGQLADITALAELCLRAELSDALPEVMRALADRAALDTDVGHLAQALPALVRSVRYGDVRGTDTASLAEVAAGLAERIFVGLPPACTGLDTDGAQELRHRIEAVHTAVGLLADTAAARVDGAGLRERWRVVLRAIADRETAPGLVRGRAVRLLLDEGTLDEEAVARRMGLALSPGTPPPDAAAWVEGFLGGAAGGGMLLVHDERLRQLLDVWLASVPAPAFTDVLPLLRRTFSAYETGIRRTLGELVRRGRPSAGDPAAGGGTLPGAPADGFGAGLDLERAEAVSEALRHLLGDLAQVGAVDGGAG; from the coding sequence ATGCGGCGGGCGGCGGACGGCGCGGGGCGCGGGGCCGCGACGGGCAGCACGCCCCGTGGGGGAGGCGTCACCGGGGAGGACCGCCCGGTGGTGGCGCGGGCCACCTCCCAGGGTCCCTGGCTGTTCGGTGTGCGGCACCACGGACCCGGCTCGGCACGATCGGTGCGGGCCGCGCTGGACGCGGTCCAGCCCCGGGCCGTCCTCATCGAAGGGCCACCGGAGGCCGACGAACTGGCCCACCTCGCCGCGGACCTGGAGATGCGACCCCCGGTCGCCCTGCTGGCCCACGCCACCGACGATCCGGGCCGCTCCGCGTTCTGGCCGTTCGCGGAGTTCTCCCCGGAGTGGGTCGCTCTGCGCTGGGCCCTGGACCACGGCGTCCCGGTCCACTTCATCGACCTGCCCGCCACCCACACCCTCGCCCTGCGTGCCGCGGACGACCTCGCGACCGGAAAGGCAGGAAAGGCCGGAAGGGGCGACGACGGGGAGAACGGCACGACGGGCAGGGCGGGGGAAGAAGAGGAACGGTCCCCGGGCCCCAACGGCCCGCCCGACGCCGACGCCGACGCGTCCGCCGACGCGGGTGGTGAGCCGCGCCGCCCGCACCCTGAGGCCCTGCGGGTGGATCCGCTGGCCGTGCTCGCCGAGGCCGCCGGGTACGACGACCCGGAGCGCTGGTGGGAGGACGTGGTCGAGCACCGGGGTGGTACCGGAGCCGGCACGGAGGATGACGCGGGGGAGACGGCGCTCGCCTCGTTCCACGCCCTCGGCGAGGCGATGGGGGCGCTGCGCGAGGAGTTCGGGGACGGCGGGCACGCGCGGGACCTCGTCCGTGAGGCGCACATGCGGGTGCGGCTCAAGGCCGCCCGCAAGGAGCACGGGGACTCCGTCGCCGTGGTCTGCGGCGCCTGGCACGTGCCCGCGCTGGCGCGGCGGACCACGCTGGCCGCCGACCGCGCGCTCCTCAAGGGCCTGCCCAAGGTCAGGACCGGCCTCACCTGGGTGCCGTGGACCCACCGCAGGCTCGCGCGGGCCGGGGGGTACGGAGCGGGCATCGCCTCGCCCGGCTGGTACGGCCACCTCTTCTCGGCGCCCGACCGGCCGGTGGAGCGCTGGCTCACCAGAGTCGCCGGGCTGCTCCGCGAAGAGGGACGGCAGGTCTCCTCGGCACACGTCATCGAGGCCGTCCGGCTGGCCGAGGCCCTCGCCACGCTGCGGGGCCGCCCGCTGGCCGGACTCACCGAGACCACCGACGCGGTCCGCTCCGTCCTCTGCGAGGGGTCCGACGTACCGCTCGCGTTGATCGAGGACCGGCTGACGGTCGGCGACGTACTCGGCGAAGTGCCCGCCGCAGCGCCGGCGGTGCCGCTCCAGCGCGACCTGGAACGCCTCCAGCGGAGCCTGCGGTTCAAGCCCGAGGCCGCCGACCGCGAGATCGACCTGGACCTCCGCAAGGAGAACGACGCGGCCCGCAGCCGCCTGCTCCACCGTCTGCGCCTGCTGCGCGTCGACTGGGGGGCGCCGACCGTCTCGCGCGGGGGCACCGGCACCTTCCGGGAGAGCTGGCGCCTGTCCTGGCAGCCGGAACTCGCCGTGCGGGTCGCCGAGGCCGGCGTCTGGGGCACCACCGTCGCCTCCGCCGCCACCGCCAGGGCGCGCTCCGACGCCACCTCGGCCGGCCAGCTCGCCGACATCACCGCGCTCGCCGAACTCTGCCTGCGCGCCGAGCTGTCCGATGCCCTTCCCGAGGTCATGCGGGCCCTGGCCGACCGGGCGGCGCTCGACACCGACGTGGGCCACCTGGCGCAGGCGCTGCCCGCCCTGGTGCGCTCGGTGCGGTACGGCGACGTACGGGGCACGGACACGGCCTCCCTCGCGGAGGTCGCCGCCGGACTGGCCGAGCGGATCTTCGTGGGACTGCCACCGGCCTGCACCGGCCTCGACACCGACGGCGCGCAGGAACTCCGGCACCGGATCGAGGCGGTGCACACCGCGGTGGGACTGCTCGCCGACACGGCGGCAGCCCGGGTCGACGGCGCCGGGCTGCGGGAGCGGTGGCGGGTGGTGCTCCGGGCGATCGCCGACCGGGAGACCGCACCCGGCCTGGTCCGCGGGCGGGCGGTCCGCCTGCTCCTCGACGAGGGCACCCTCGACGAGGAGGCGGTGGCCCGCCGGATGGGCCTCGCCCTCTCGCCGGGGACCCCGCCCCCGGACGCGGCCGCCTGGGTCGAGGGCTTCCTCGGCGGGGCAGCGGGCGGCGGCATGCTGCTGGTCCACGACGAGCGTCTGCGCCAGTTGCTGGACGTCTGGCTGGCGTCGGTCCCGGCCCCCGCCTTCACGGACGTACTGCCCCTGCTGCGCCGTACCTTCTCCGCCTACGAGACGGGGATACGCCGCACCCTCGGCGAACTGGTCCGGCGTGGCCGCCCCTCCGCGGGCGACCCCGCCGCCGGAGGCGGAACCCTCCCCGGGGCCCCGGCCGACGGCTTCGGCGCAGGTCTGGATCTCGAACGCGCCGAGGCCGTCTCCGAGGCCCTGCGCCACCTCCTGGGCGACCTCGCGCAGGTGGGGGCGGTGGACGGAGGAGCCGGCTGA
- a CDS encoding ATP-binding protein — protein MESGKAAGDMAGGPAERGGQQGAGDVRDSNKRQREGAGQEALRPHAETAFADELAALAAQDDRPRPARWNLSPWAVATYLLGGTLPDGTVVTPKYVGPRRIVEVAVTTLATDRALLLLGVPGTAKTWVSEHLAAAVSGDSTLLVQGTAGTPEEAIRYGWNYAQLLAHGPSRDALVPSPVMRAMAEGMTARVEELTRIPADVQDTLITILSEKTLPIPELGAEVQAVPGFNLIATANDRDRGVNELSSALRRRFNTVVLPLPESVQAEVDIVSRRVEQLGRSLDLPRLPDGTEEILRVVTVFRELRGGVTDDGRTKVKSPSGTLSTAEAISVVTNGLALAAHFGDGVLRPGDVAAGILGAVVRDPAADRVVWQEYLETVVRERDGWKDFYRACREVSA, from the coding sequence GCGGGGGACATGGCGGGCGGGCCGGCGGAGCGGGGCGGGCAGCAGGGGGCGGGCGACGTGCGGGATTCGAACAAGCGGCAGCGCGAGGGCGCCGGACAGGAAGCGCTGCGGCCGCACGCCGAGACCGCCTTCGCCGACGAACTGGCCGCCCTCGCCGCGCAGGACGACCGGCCCCGCCCCGCACGGTGGAACCTCTCCCCGTGGGCCGTCGCGACCTACCTCCTGGGCGGCACCCTGCCGGACGGAACGGTGGTCACCCCCAAGTACGTGGGTCCGCGCCGCATCGTCGAGGTCGCCGTGACCACCCTCGCCACCGACCGCGCACTCCTCCTCCTCGGTGTCCCGGGCACCGCCAAGACCTGGGTCTCCGAGCATCTGGCGGCCGCCGTCAGCGGCGACTCCACGCTGCTGGTGCAGGGCACCGCCGGTACGCCCGAGGAAGCCATCCGCTACGGGTGGAACTACGCCCAGCTCCTCGCCCACGGCCCCAGCCGGGACGCCCTGGTGCCCAGCCCCGTGATGCGGGCGATGGCCGAGGGCATGACGGCCCGGGTGGAGGAACTGACCCGCATCCCGGCGGACGTGCAGGACACCCTCATCACGATCCTCTCGGAGAAGACCCTGCCCATCCCGGAACTGGGCGCCGAGGTGCAGGCCGTCCCCGGCTTCAACCTCATCGCGACGGCCAACGACCGCGACCGCGGGGTCAACGAGCTCTCCAGTGCCCTGCGCCGCCGCTTCAACACGGTGGTGCTGCCGCTGCCGGAGAGCGTCCAGGCGGAGGTCGACATCGTCTCCCGCAGGGTCGAGCAGCTCGGCCGCTCCCTCGACCTGCCGCGACTGCCCGACGGCACCGAGGAGATCCTGCGGGTCGTCACCGTCTTCCGCGAGCTGCGCGGCGGTGTCACGGACGACGGGCGCACGAAGGTGAAGTCCCCCAGCGGCACCCTCTCCACCGCGGAGGCCATCTCCGTCGTCACCAACGGCCTGGCGCTCGCCGCCCACTTCGGAGACGGCGTCCTGCGGCCCGGCGACGTGGCCGCGGGCATCCTCGGCGCCGTGGTCCGGGACCCGGCCGCCGACCGGGTCGTCTGGCAGGAGTACCTGGAGACGGTCGTCCGCGAGCGGGACGGCTGGAAGGACTTCTACCGTGCCTGCCGCGAGGTCAGCGCGTGA